tctggggacgaaactgaacttcggtacagcttttcatccgcagactgatggacagagtgagcggactattcagattctagaggatatgcttcgggcttgtgcgatagactttcgaggagattgggagactcatattcctttagtggagtttgtgtacaacaatagctatcagagtagtattcagatggcaccgtttgaggcattatatgggagaccttgtagatcaccgttgtgttggtcagaagttggagatagaccattattgggtccagagatggtgcagcagactactgaggtggtgacagtgattcgacagcggcttctgacagctcagtcacgtcagaagagttatgcggataggagacgtagacctctagagtttcaggtgggggatcatgtttttctgagggttagtcctcgtagaggagtacagcggtttgggagagcggggaaattagcccctagatttatagggccatttgagattctggaaagggtggggacggtagcttatcgattagcattacccccacaattgtcaggagtacatggggtatttcatgtgtctatgttacggaggtaccatagggacccttctcatatattagattggtctacattggagattggtgaggacgctactttcgagacacgtcctattaggattacggatagacaggagaggcgactacggtcgaagaccatacccttggttaaggtgatatggcaacattatggagtggaggagacgacttgggagttggagtcggatatgcagactagatttccggatttatttactacctacgtatgatttaatttcggggacgaaattttcttaaggggggaaggatgtaatatcctggtctaattttacactattcatagtatcttctcgtggtggttgaggtggagggaacctctgtgttggtgaaccggtatttgaaggagtaaaaaattaaattgtgataaaattataaaaatatttttaataaatggggaattttaaaggaaaatttttaaagtaagaattacttaaatcggatttaaatttgatttgttatgaatttttgaagttaattataacaatttagttaggggcgtttttgacaggtgggtgtttttggtaagtcaaagttattataaaagaaaacttaaaatcaaaaaaaaaataaaaattcttacgcagtttcttctcttcttccttttctctctcccgtacatctttgttactattcattttccgagtccgacgacggtgagcgacaccaccagtaccaaaagaagcgtattgacgagacgagtataacccaacttgaatcacgtcgatcggagttgtggttagggagatatcggagtttgaagttccgatttcctcggatttcttttggtcgatccggccgattccggcaacggtttgacgtgtttcaggtacctatgagtttatctcatcgagttcttcaatttgatataagatttgacaggtttgggtggtcggatcgccggcgatggggttaaatgggtttccggcgagttgaccgagtcaggccgagttgactcggttgaccggcgagttgactcggttgaccggtgagttgactcggctgggtactatttgacccgatttgacccggtcgggtactatttgacccggttactgacccggttactatttgactattgactttgactcggttactatttatacgttgactttgaccagtactatttggccgttgaccatagttgaccgaccgtatttttaccgtattttcatatatcgtgtttttcgttcggagcgggttaacttttcgaggtaggggttgtctgggacgcgtgcttggttttagcactctgatttccaggtaggggtttccttactcttgcatgtgactttagagttccggtttacggactctggtgatattatggttttgtcggtttccgggggtggaaatacgacctattttgcatgttgatttatattctctgttatatatatatcactgttggtatgttttctgagagtgaggtgattggaggtgttggatgtggatgtggatatggatgtggatgtggatgtggattgtgggcccatataggcgcccaaatgatcagatatggatttctgatggatgatatatatacatatacagaccggatatataccggtggaccgtctgagatggggtgcatcacaggggacgccctctggtgtaggctatgctatcgggatacccgatcctcatccagtttcggcgtagacctggattgagacaccctacggggattagggtgggtccaggggtgatggattgttggagattgatgtggtgattacagtgttggatagccttatcggctaccatttcacttgattggattggtgtatggatttctggagaccagtgtgggtggttccagtgttgcttggccttatcggctattgtgctatttggttaacttactgatggatgtatatttcctgtatcgcatactatgcatttcatttctgggtttatcagtattatttatggatattggcgtttcctctctacgccctactgagctttgtggctcacccctcttctttatcccctttcaggtgagttggatgtaggtgatggcggtcagcggcgggatgcgtgagctggtgtgtagccttgggctgactctttagtgggtgtggggacttttgatattgtattttgtatatattactgggtttgatatcgggtagatatattttattattccgctgatgtattcatactctggtatttcaagtgatttaggtggtggtatgtatgatattttgggttcagtactgggtattatacattgtgggagctagtatgattattattattacaatttattttattgagtttaattgtatgagttgggatcaggttcgggggacggggtgtcccctgccggtcacgttcctgtggtataggtacacttcggtataccttaggggagaggggcgtgacaaaatcgatgggaagatcagacaaaagagaatgaaagatacaagaataagggtaacatggcagattgaagataggatggaatcaaaagatgcagtcttctcatgagggataatggcaggatgataggggtgatggtgctgacgacaattaaccgaagtcgaattttcaaaatgaaaaaataaaatacaatttctcttcatacattcatacactcatggatattttcttgcataaagttcacacaaacatttggccaagccgggaatggcctcgtgatcccgtgccctttatttttttgctccaacatttggccaagccgggaatggcctcgtgatcccgtgccctttatttttctaccaccaacatttggccaagccgggaatggcctcgtgatcccgtgccctttatttttctgcaccaacatttggccaagccgggaatggcctcgtgatcccgtgccttttatttttctgcacaaacatttggccaagccgggaatggcctcgtcatcccgtgccctttatttttctgcaccaacatttggccaagccgggaatggcctcgtgatcccgtgcccctttattttcttgcacaaacagttggccaagccgggaatggccttgtgatcccgtgcccctttattttcttgaacaaacatttggccaaaccaggaatggccatagtgatcccgtgtatttcaattctcgtacgaaactcggttgactacgcctttgtttgccttttatgtcataaaggacatacaaaggggggcagttgtagtaaccggatttcgtccgatccgaaaaagaaaaaataggaaaagaacacaaaaaatgcaaaagctcatttctttgacctataagcacatagatattcataatccctttcttggatccttaaatactcaaatcttgacccaataagatcaaatcttagaaaatatctaaaaataagataattgttttaatctttttattgtttttgctagaagaatggaaaagtaaaaaataagaaagaaaaagccaagaataaaaagaaggagacaaagagagaaatgtggcacaaattggggaaagaataaaaagaaagagacaaagagagaaatgtggcacaaattagggaaagaaaaaaaagaaagagacaaagagagaaatgtggcacaaattggggaaagaaaaagaataaaaagaaagagacaaagagagaaatgtggcacaaattagggaaagaaaaagaataagaagaggggagaagagactttgatgaggaaaaaaaaccaaaaaagaagagaggaagagaggaggcgtgagagagaggaagaaaggaggagactttggtttttttggtgaagcaaaaacaaaaaagaagagaaagaagaaaggaggagatttggagaagcaaccgagcaaaagaagagaagaagtttggttttctttgtctccttgagaaggtaatgactcaaattccttgattcaaatttggttttattctatgtgtttgttcggactcgttgccaatatgtttacgttattgttcaaaccttttgctcatagatttggttcatgatgtgggtttttgttttgttcgatattgatgatgattgactaaggttattccttgtttttaccctgctagttgtaatagatttgctggtttttgtgccggatttggtcttgtaattttcaagttctatatagaatgataatcggtggtattggtacgggatttggacttggttttgcaatactggatttggatttgactcattcataatcagtcaatatggcatgctaatatactgaatatatttgttgtttgtttgagtatattttgatgtccggtttgagtataattgatgttttgtatatatgtttttttgttcaaaacccggcaacattaggaataagttgtataggtttttttagagatttatgtttatatgtgtacggtatgtgtgtattcatacatggtttggatgtgtgtatatgcatatattgtatatatgtttatatgtatatgtaaatctttaagtatgtgtttggtttgatattatatttgaatacccatattgacccccatttttgtgtttatttgttgggtttggattgagttgaacattatttgggccgggatcaaggagaacttgaataattttaggattttgcttaagatattctttattctttgtttaagtatgtatatttggcccttatgttgagtatatcacccccattaacatgtataacttggacattaattatttggatttttatttatttattataagtatatgagtttaaaattgaatataggtcatttcaattaagaaaatcatgagttgattccctttattcgaattatggaccttatttgatttcatttattaatttgccataagttggcaataatagattaagttgatagatgacacttttccaaataatcatttatactataagttggtgtttaaaattaaacctaccaaaagttggtaggacattttattaaataaaccataagttggtatctaaaattaaacctaccaaaagttggtaggacattttatcattaacaccataagttggtgtttaaaattaaacctaccaaaagttggtaggacattttatcatttacaccataagttggtgtttaaaattaaacctaccaaaagttggtaggacattttatcattaacaccataagttggtgtttaaaattaaatctaccaaaagttggtagtgtggctccaaataaaaactatcataagttttagtaatattacaatttttttttaatgctatcataagttgatagtattcttacaaatcttttcccaaaactatcataagttgatagtgttatttcaaacctatttccaaataaaaatcatcataaattgatagtaatattccaagctttttttcaaacactatcataagttgataagtgtgttgaaagtaataattcaaactttaacaatcacaccttgcaaagagcaagtttccataagatagccattagattaatccgggtaaccgttttcaaacgggagttgtggggtgcctaacaccttccccacactcaatcgatccccgtacccttttctctggttcgcaggtcttttcggtgtccaattgcaccttaaatcaattggtggcgactctaaacatttttcatcctcaaacgccggtccgcgtcgtgaccccggttgcgacaggtACTTAGTAAATTTCAATCAATCCTCGTGGGTTTGACACTCTACTTTTCACTATTACTCTTTGTTCGATTCGTACACTCTCAAATTTGCACAACAAGTTTTTAGTATTCACTTTTGGAGTtcaaatttctttaaaaaaaatttgggaaaaaaatttatttgtattttgatcgattttatgaacccaatgatatattttttgtaaaaacaaaaatcaaattcaacatgaaaagtgtataaaatgtttatttgttttatatctaacgatccagaattatcatgcatttttcatgttaaattagATTCttttttcgaacaaaaaaatatatcgtcgGATTATTAAGACCGATCaacatacaaatatatttttttcaattttgttttcaaaaaattttgaaccctaaaGTTGTAACACCATACTTCCGAAAAACTTGTTCATAAATCATTGAATGTTAGCATAAAGTGTGAAACTAGAATCCCTAAGAAAAAGGATCAAACTTTAGTTTTCTTAATCAACTAGGTGTCCGGTTTACACAATATAAAGCAGCACACAGAAGCAACCcaaatagtatatatatatatatagtggccGTGGGTGGGGTTGGTTTTCTTTATCATATTATTGAGTCTTTGCACTAGTTGTTGTTTTCTCCTTTGGGCGGCAACCGCACAAGAAAACCCGAAGTTTCCTTTACTTTCAGTACGCTTTGTACGTTTGCTCATATATATCCAATTCATTCCTTTATTCTCATGGCTTCTACAAGCAATATTAATCCTCAAGATGGTATgtctttttttatatattcaATTTATAATTATGTGTATACGTATGTATTGCCaacaattttttcttcttcttgtgcttGATTTGGTGTGGGTGGGTGCAGCGAAGGGTATTGAATATACATCGTCTGATGAGAATGTTCTGCAAAAGCACGTCGCCTTCTTTGATCGGAATCACGATGGCTTGATTTATCCATGGGAGACCTATGAaggttctcttttcttttcttttttctaattttttgtttttatttgttcttcttttttcttaataaatataacatggttattttatttatttaattatttattttgggtTGGAATATGAAGCAGGATTTCGTGCAATAGGATGTGGTGTTCTGTTATCGACTGTGGCTTCCATTTTCATCAATGTCGGACTTAGCCACAAGACTCGCCCCGTAATTCTCTAACcctcttttaatttttatttgtttttgaattacTTCTGCTTTTTAGTTTTCATCAATGTGCGGCCCGGGGTTTGAATATGATTCAAGGATCATAAAGTGACCGTTACACGGGATATTTCTCAGGTTATTAGAAAAAAAGTCACTTAGGCCTTGGTTGACGGCTAGGTAAGGAGAAATAGGGTCAGGAGAGGTTTGGAGGAGTTGAGTTTATGAGTACAAATCCTTGCTTGGTAGAGTAATGGGTTTAGAGGTGTTTgtgtaaaattaaacctatTCGAACACTCGATTTTGAGGGGTTTAGAAAAGAGTTATTATGTTTTTATTGTAAGGGATGATTCTTGATGATCCCTCCGATCCGCTATCAAGCAGAAGCTTAGAACAATTAAACTTTCAGTATATGAAAAGCGGAAATCCAAACTCTAAGCCAAACGAAACCTTAGAATGTGAATAAAATTGGGAACCAACTTTTGTTGCTTGTAAGCAACACAAGAATACAGCATTAATCCTCATCAACAAGTATTTCTGGATGCCAAACGTGTTTCACATACATCATAGGTTGCCAATACGACAATATTTACTTACTAGTTTTCTTTAATTAGGagagttagtttaattattgCATCTACTTATTAGAAGTTTATTTGTAATAGAATTATTAGGAATTTTAATAGTTAATAGGAATTTTGGTCAAATTAGGATTTCTTGATTTTTAGTATTTAAAGGGTTATAACCGTTTCAACGAAAAAAGAGgattgataaattaataatattttgaaatgTTTGTCAATTTTCTCGGTGGAATCCAAGCTATGTTGGCTTAAAAGTGAATTAGCCAATCAATCTGTTCTTCCACACTACGTCAAGACTCCATTACAACAAGCATATTTGGTGTTAAATGTTGCTTACAAGTTTGTAGACTCCATTATCAATACATATTAAAGtgaaattaattaaggaaaggcatattataaatttttagcATGTTTGGGGACATATGTTTGAAATGTTTGTCCCTGATTGGTGTAGTTTATTATATATCTGGTGCAGGGAAAGTTCCCTTCCCCACTATTCCCAATTGAGGTTAAGAACATTCAGAGAGGCAAACATGGGAGTGATTCTGGTGTCTACGACACTGAAGGAAGGTATGTATATGATATATGAAGagaaaatgtatatatatatatatatatttctctttAATATAAAATTCTGTTTAGGATTGGTTATCCTTGCATTGGAATTGTAGTTGTATTCACATTACATGATAATGTTTGGtttaattttaacttttttttttaatttttggtagTCACATTACTTGacatatattataaatttgTACTCACAATACCTTCCAAAACTTTATATTCTGATTACGCGTAATAGGATTTCTATTATAATTGCACTATATTGAAACCAAACAGGATGTTAGTGTAATTGTATGATTATCAGGTTTGTTCCATTGAAGTTCGAAGAGATATTCATAAAGCATGCGCGCACACACCCTGACGCCTTGACCTCCGATGAACTGGAGCAAATGTTGAAGTATAACAGAGAACCAAAAGATTACGGCGGATGGTTCGTTTTCTTGAAGAAGACATGATTTTAATCTGAttaatcagtttttttttattaattatgattCTAAATGTTGTGATTAAGAGTTTTAATTGTTGCTTAAATATGTTATGCAGGATTGGTGGCCTGACTGAATGGAAAATCTTGTATTTTCTTTGCAAGGACAAGAAGGGTTTGCTTCACAAGGACACAATCAGGGGTGTTTATGATGGAAGTCTCTTTCAGCGTATGGAGGAGGAAACTAAAtccaataaaaaagaaaattaagtagaatatataattaaatgtaCCCTTCTGCATATATTGGAGGTGGtacctttgtgtttttttttaaaaatattttcattatgTCTAATTTATCTTTTTATGTGTCGTTTTTATAGTAATATAATATTGAAAAATAGAAgacattaatttaaatttttttactttgtccattaaatattacaatattgttctttttccttgttttgtcTCAGGAAACGAGGGGATTAATCAATAGAAAGTGGATTGGATTTTAATACTCAGTTTATAAGGGTAAGGGCTGCACATCGGGTCAGGTCTCAGGTTATCGGGCCGGGTTTGACCTGACCCGAAAATTTTTAATAGGTAAGTCACCTGACCGGTAACCCTGTCAAGGATTACCGGGTTATCGGATCCCAGGTCACCGGATTACCGGGTTCGGGTCTCGGGTTATCGGGTTCCTTTAATTGGGTCTGGGTTCCTTTAATTGGGTGTAGGCCCAACCTATTGTCCACAGGCTCACATTTAAATtctctttaaaaaaacaaagtaaAAGCATCCATTTGAGCTTTGCAAAACTGTCAAAGGCGCAAAACATATATTCAATACCCAAACAACACTTGCATCCAATCGTCCACCTATTTAGCAAAATATCTTAACAAAATTAAGCAAACATATTCAAACACCAGCATAGCAGCATCCATCTATTTAGCAAAATAGCTTGACAATTGACGATACATTAAAGACTAAGTTAGACAAAGAAGTTGATGGCTTCACAAAAAAAGGTTGTAAATTTTTAATatactaaattactaatatAGATTAGTAGACAGTAGACAGGCTTAACAAAGTCCAGTGAGCTCCCAGCTTCTAGCCTTCTGCAAAGAATAAAGAGAACAATTTAATGGTCAAATTCGCACACCTAAAATTAAAGaatcttttttttatgaatatcaACAGTTCAACATATGTAGAAACCagcagagaagaaaaacaacaggGCAGCAACTATAAATGTTTTAATATCCTATTCCCATCTCAAGTTTTTCCCCCCTGTTAAGAGTAGACTATGCACATTGGAAAGGCAATTCATCCAGCAGCATGCAAACAGCAAGGTTATCAAGTtctcatccctcaactatattAAACAAACCAACATGTACAATACTTTTCAACAATAGGTAATTGACCAAGGATTACACCCTAAAAGACATGTTGAATAGTCAGTAATTCACAAATTTAAATTGACCTTAGGCAGGATGTTCATGCTCTAAATCGGCAAAGACaataatagaaaaatatttaacaaCAATCaataaaaagcaaacaaaattaGGGTTGAATCATGTCTTACTGACACAAAATCAATAGCATTACAACAACTGTgaaaaaaatactcaaaaagTTGGAAATCTTGCCATACTATCCGTGAGAGTAACttaataaatcaataaaaagcaaacaaaatctCAAACTCACAGGACAAGAGTTCATGACAACATGTAAAAGAAAGAATGAAAATCAATTACCTGAAAGAGCAGAGAGTCAGAAGAAATTTGTTCGATTCGAAGATCTGGCAGAAACCCTAATTTCAACCTTATAAATTCGTGGAACTCTCCAAGACAATAGGCAATACCAAATCAAAGACCCATTGGAATCGAGTAAATCTTATGCTCTCTCCCTCTTCGGTGAGGCGGCGACTGCGAGGATGAAGACGTCTTTATCGTAGAGTTGAAAACGAAGAAGCAGTTAAGGGTCGACCAGAGAGTCAGAGACAGACTACAtatatttttaacttttaacatttaataaatttattataatacaagtattataatataatatatatttattataataaaacaatttctttttcgggttatcgggtgacccgataacccgaaaatcactaaaaaaagcACCTGAAACCATGCCCTGTTAAGTGTTGCTTGGGCAGGGTTTAACCAGGGTGATATTCGGGCCGGTCCGGGTCAGCCCGATAAGCGTCGGGTCCGGCCGGAAACCCGGACCCGATGTGCAGCCCTAATAAGGGTATTACCATTTGGGCCAACATTGAAAAGAACATCGAATTTGTGGCCCATTTTAAAATcttgtcaattttatttttagttatcACATTATTAATACTTGACGTATATTTTAAAGGTGTGAATGAGTTAAAATGTTGaacaaatttcttttaaaagaaac
The window above is part of the Tripterygium wilfordii isolate XIE 37 chromosome 3, ASM1340144v1, whole genome shotgun sequence genome. Proteins encoded here:
- the LOC119995158 gene encoding probable peroxygenase 4 — protein: MASTSNINPQDAKGIEYTSSDENVLQKHVAFFDRNHDGLIYPWETYEGFRAIGCGVLLSTVASIFINVGLSHKTRPGKFPSPLFPIEVKNIQRGKHGSDSGVYDTEGRFVPLKFEEIFIKHARTHPDALTSDELEQMLKYNREPKDYGGWIGGLTEWKILYFLCKDKKGLLHKDTIRGVYDGSLFQRMEEETKSNKKEN